CTTTAACTATGAAGAGTTCCTCCGTGCTGCATCTAAAGCACAGGCTTATGTAGAGCTTTTACAAAAAGCTTCATCCGCGGCTTCTCAGGAAACCAAGGATGAGTATCTGTTTCTGAAAGTTGAATATCAGCTGGTTAGGATAGCCTATGACGACATTTTGTACACGGAGGGACTCAAAGATTATGTGAAGGTACACCTGAGATCCGATCCCAAACCGACCCTTTCCTTAACCAGCCTGAAAGCGCTGGAAGAGAAACTGCCGGCTTCCAAATTCATGCGTGTCCACCGCTCATTCATTGTCAATCTGGACAAGATCAGTGCAGTTACCCGCAACACCATCCAGATCGGCGCGGTTACCATTCCGGTGAGTGACCAGTACAAGGAAAACTTCAATCAATTTTTGAGTAAGTGGATGTAAGAGTAGGTAACTTTTAATGTCACCTACTTCAATTCCTCCTTTAAAAAGTGCCCGGTATAGCTTCCCTTAACTTTGGAAACCTTCTCTGGCGTGCCCTCCGCAATGATACGGCCGCCTTGTGCACCACCTTCCGGTCCTACATCTATCACATGGTCAGCGACTTTGATCACATCCAGGTTGTGTTCGATGATCAGTACGGTGTTCCCTTTTTCAACGAGTTTGTTCAGTACATTCAACAAATGCCTGATATCCTGAAAATGCAAGCCCGTAGTAGGCTCATCGAGAATGTAAAGTGTTTTTCCGGTATCACGTTTCGATAACTCTTCCGACAGTTTTACACGCTGCGCTTCTCCTCCTGACAGTGTCGTAGCATGCTGGCCCAGGGTAATGTAACCCAAACCTACATCATTGAGTGTTTGCACTTTGCGTAAAAGTCTCGGCTGGTTTTCAAAGAATTCCAGGGCCGTTTCCACCGTCATATCCAGAATATCGGCAATGGATTTGCCTTTGAAACG
The genomic region above belongs to Dyadobacter pollutisoli and contains:
- a CDS encoding LytR/AlgR family response regulator transcription factor, translating into MSVIECIAVDDEPLALGLVCAFIEKTPFLSLAGRYSSAVEALQVIHSKHIDVIFLDIQMPDLTGIELARVIEKAGTKAPRIIFTTAFNQYALDGFRVDALDYLLKPFNYEEFLRAASKAQAYVELLQKASSAASQETKDEYLFLKVEYQLVRIAYDDILYTEGLKDYVKVHLRSDPKPTLSLTSLKALEEKLPASKFMRVHRSFIVNLDKISAVTRNTIQIGAVTIPVSDQYKENFNQFLSKWM